Proteins from one Prevotella sp. E2-28 genomic window:
- the upp gene encoding uracil phosphoribosyltransferase: MKVINFSEQNSVINHFMAEIRDKNYQKNRLLFRNNIERIGEMMAYEISKTLTYKPKTVTTPLGTLDIPLIKDEILLATVLRAGLPFHEGFLHVFDHAENGFVSAFRMYTNREHTEVGIHTEYMASPSVKGKTLIIVDPMLATGGSMVAAYEALLKTGKPHQVHIASVIGTPEGVEMLQKSVPDDVTLWCAAIDPGMNEHKYIVPGFGDCGDLCFGEKL, encoded by the coding sequence ATGAAAGTCATTAATTTTTCAGAACAAAATTCGGTCATAAATCATTTCATGGCCGAAATCCGCGACAAGAATTATCAGAAAAACCGCCTATTGTTCCGCAACAACATAGAGCGCATTGGCGAAATGATGGCCTACGAGATTTCGAAGACCCTTACCTATAAGCCTAAGACGGTGACAACCCCTTTGGGCACCTTGGATATTCCGCTAATCAAAGATGAAATCCTGCTCGCCACTGTATTACGTGCCGGACTGCCTTTCCACGAGGGCTTTTTGCATGTATTCGATCATGCTGAGAATGGTTTCGTATCAGCATTCCGCATGTACACCAACCGTGAGCATACAGAGGTGGGCATCCATACAGAATACATGGCGTCACCCAGCGTGAAAGGCAAGACCCTTATCATCGTTGACCCCATGTTGGCTACAGGAGGTTCGATGGTAGCTGCCTACGAGGCACTTTTGAAAACTGGCAAGCCTCATCAGGTACATATCGCCAGTGTAATAGGCACACCTGAAGGGGTTGAAATGTTACAGAAGAGTGTACCCGACGATGTTACGCTATGGTGCGCAGCTATTGACCCCGGCATGAACGAGCATAAGTATATCGTGCCTGGTTTCGGCGACTGCGGTGACCTCTGCTTTGGCGAAAAACTCTAA